The Hypomesus transpacificus isolate Combined female chromosome 2, fHypTra1, whole genome shotgun sequence genome window below encodes:
- the ptpn23a gene encoding tyrosine-protein phosphatase non-receptor type 23 isoform X2, producing MEAVPRMPMIWLDLKEAGEFQFSPSVRQFILKNYGENPDNYNEQLKKLETLRQSAVNVTRDFEGCSTLRKYFGQLHYLQSRVPLGPGQEAAVPISWTEIFSGKTVTHDDISYEQACILYNLGSLHSMLGAMDNRVSEEGMKVSCTHFQCSAGAFSYLRDHFSHNFSVDMSHQILNLNINLMLGQAQECLLEKSMLDNRKSFLVARISAQVVDYYKEACRALENSDTASMLGKIQKDWKKLVQMKIYYFAAIAHLHMGKQAEEQQKYGERLAYLQSSMDKLSEAIKLAKGQPDSVQEALRFTMDVIGGKFNSAKKDNDFIYHETVPSLETLASVKGAPLVKALPVNPTDPSVTGPDLFAKLVPMAAHEASSLYSEEKAKLLRDIMAKVDGKNETLEQFMDSLGLEPESVDNLDMYSHIPPVLMEKCAALSVRPDTVKSLIGSMQVLSGVFTDVEVSLREIRDVLEEDEAGVRALHEAGGPTATLDPPTQAQALAEIRRDLEKYMEAHEKASFTNTELHRAMNLHISNLRLLGGPLEALSDSLPRPQLNEEEVAGLQCMKRILSKVQEMRDQRGSLEKQLRDLIQQDDITSALVTTERADMKRLFEDQLKKYEQVKVYIDQNLAAQENILKALTEANVQYATVRKGLSETEHKWNTMVQMLVASYEAYEDLMKKSQEGKEFYEDLEAKSSRLLEKAKNLCQGREEERKAILDRETQKKPPPRPTAAKPALQSKGSDVDSACSSLEDPELAQLNAAILSLGGDLPEELRHLPPDHPSMPTSSSSRLPGPESYLLPGASLGTGSSLPWPGAPRFPANLPPPELLARISQFSGPMPAQGLPRGPHPQIPPQVPASGYGPPPQQAPQHRGVMPGPVPVRLSTTTVDSIQAPIASYTPTPRHPVPPVSAGYTVPPQMGTYPQYMPQPGGPMPVQGQMQHHHQQQQQQYPQTPPGQQPPGYQAASRGMPGPRPPHQAQLGYPQYMPAQPRPAMPPQYQQPFPGQPQHGYQPQQQLPQGYIPQQGYLPQQHPHMIPGSMIRPPQVQMPPHTVHPQIPPTSQSMPPVSQPYMHPGNQQMPPQHPHQQMLPPQQQMHPNAHQMVPSQLHQQMPQCQPQMPPNNQQMPQISQKYLPPTNQPMPPNLHQPMPSVSQPNMVPGPQAHLHRGPLAPQSQMSPNVLPPQQLPQTGQPMPQIPQQQQPIRMPAQAQPQPPHIGSLCYPGGPMMPQQPLASLPMTHSQPPPASPMYPAASGAPQQPTSMGPPGAPPQGVPPQHMLPTPSGAPPAMIQPPNTAIPPSPSPSPSPSPGPPSLGLTPQQHPSPAAAPGVSGVAPPLPSPSSSPSPSLFQRQNSSTDDLLSSSPESQPGGPKAPTNVLLPTKADPKDGERRKKSSQGVLLIQGDPYQAPERVAHLCNKLEQFRVSVECLEQPTEAEGGLSELDARWKELQEQQEKDARQLSIAIARCYTMKNRHQDVMPYDANRVVLRSGKDDYINASYVEDLSAYCPRLIATQAPLSGTAADFWLMVYEQKVSLVVMLVSEQELDKGKVLRYFPTERGQKLSQGPITLTLTTQKTTPTHVERMIGLQYRDQSLKRTVIHLQFTSWPELGLPDSKSNLIRFIQEVHGHYLHQRPLHTPIVVHCSSGVGRTGAFCLLYPALQELEAGNGIPDLPLLVKKMRQQRKNMLQEKLHLKFCYEAVLKHAEQVLQRHGYAAAPCSKTSNTTATKPYSRQESQLDLVLGGDMPISSIQATIAKLSIRPPSATDPAMEASLSGLEDQPLVIPSQLSLDGDLQLTAIPPQEDPLPLGEPQVPSSLSPSLSSPSSSPAQVHSPPPNGVDGPDLSSSPVANHHESPEARPAPEPSPPVSAPAPSSLELLAALTPEAFSMEGGGMGKHRVTKQSFLQPAEGQGLRGARDEGGEDPLGNLDPLWSLNKS from the exons ATGGAGGCGGTACCCCGAATGCCGATGATTTGGCTGGATCTGAAAGAGGCTGGGGAGTTTCAGTTCAGCCCGTCTGTAAGGCAG TTCATCCTTAAGAACTACGGGGAGAATCCGGACAACTACAATGAACAGCTGAAAAAGCTGGAAACACTAAGACAG AGCGCGGTGAATGTGACACGGGACTTTGAGGGATGCAGCACATTGAGGAAGTACTTTGGTCAACTGCACTACCTCCAGAGCCGAGTGCCCTTGGGCCCTGGGCAGGAGGCAGCTGTACCAATCTCATG GACAGAGATTTTCTCTGGAAAGACAGTTACCCACGATGACATCAGCTATGAGCAAGCCTGCATCCTCTACAACCTTG GTTCTCTCCACTCCATGTTGGGAGCCATGGATAACCGGGTGTCAGAGGAG gGTATGAAAGTTTCATGTACACACTTCCAATGTTCGGCAGGGGCCTTCTCCTACCTGAGGGATCATTTCAGCCACAACTTTAGTGTGGACATGAGTCACCAAATCCTTAATCTCAACATCAACCTCATGCTG GGTCAGGCCCAAGAATGTCTTCTAGAAAAGTCCATGCTGGACAATAGAAAGAGTTTCCTTGTTGCCCGAATCAGCGCTCAG GTGGTGGACTATTATAAGGAGGCATGCCGGGCCCTGGAGAACTCAGACACTGCTTCTATGCTGGGAAAGATTCAGAAGGACTGGAAAAAACTGGTCCAGATGAAAATCTACTACTTTGCTGCTATCGCCCAT CTACACATGGGAAAACAGGCAGAGGAGCAACAGAAATATGGAGAACGG ttGGCCTACCTGCAAAGCTCAATGGACAAACTCAGTGAAGCCATAAAGTTGGCGAAG GGTCAGCCAGACAGTGTGCAGGAGGCATTGAGATTCACGATGGATGTGATTGGGGGAAA GTTTAACTCTGCCAAGAAAGACAATGACTTTATTTACCACGAGACTGTCCCATCTTTAGAGACACTGGCTTCAGTTAAAG GTGCCCCACTGGTGAAGGCACTGCCCGTCAACCCCACTGATCCCAGTGTCACTGGCCCTGACCTGTTTGCCAAACTGGTGCCCATGGCAGCCCACGAGGCCTCTTCCCTCTATAG TGAAGAGAAGGCTAAGCTGCTTCGGGACATCATGGCCAAGGTAGACGGCAAAAACGAGACACTAGA GCAGTTCATGGACTCTTTGGGTCTTGAGCCAGAATCCGTGGACAACCTGGACATGTATAGTCACATCCCTCCTGTTCTCATGGAGAAGTGTGCGGCTCTCAGTGTCCGACCTGACACCGTCAAAAGCCTTATCGGGTCCATGCAGG TCCTGTCAGGGGTGTTCACTGATGTAGAGGTGTCCTTGAGAGAGATCAGAGACGTgttggaggaggatgaggctgGGGTCCGCGCTCTACACGAGGCCGGGGGGCCCACTGCCACACTGGACCCCCCGACCCAGGCACAGGCCCTGGCGGAGATCCGCAGGGACCTGGAGAAGTACATGGAAGCCCACGAGAAGGCCAGCTTCACCAACACAGAGCTGCACAGGGCCATGAATCTGCACATCAGTAACCTGAGGCTGCTAGGAGGGCCCTTGGAAGCTCTAAGTGATTCCCTGCCCAGACCACAACTCAATGAAG AGGAGGTAGCAGGACTGCAGTGTATGAAGAGAATCCTGAGTAAAGTACAGGAAATGAGAGACCAGAGGGGCTCACTGGAGAAGCAGCTGAGGGATCTCATTcaacaagatgacatcacttctGCTTTGGTCACCACCGAGCGGGCAGACATGAAG AGGCTGTTTGAGGACCAGCTAAAGAAGTATGAGCAGGTAAAAGTCTACATCGACCAGAATCTTGCGGCCCAGGAAAACATCCTCAAGGCTCTGACGGAGGCGAACGTTCAATATGCCACAGTCCGCAAGGGCCTCAGCGAGACAGAGCACAAGTGGAACACCATGGTCCAGATGCTGGTGGCCTCTTACGAGGCATACGAGGACCTTATGAAGAAGTCGCAGGAGGGCAAGGAGTTTTACGAAGACCTGGAAGCCAAATCGTCACGTCTGCTGGAGAAAGCCAAGAACCTGTgccagggcagggaggaggagagaaaggctaTTCTGGAcag gGAGACCCAGAAGAAGCCTCCGCCACGGCCCACGGCAGCCAAGCCAGCCCTGCAGTCCAAGGGCTCGGACGTGGACTCGGCCTGCTCCAGCCTGGAGGACCCTGAGTTGGCCCAACTCAACGCTGCTATTCTCAGCCTGGGAGGGGATCTGCCCGAAGAGCTTCGCCACCTGCCCCCCGACCACCCCTCCatgcccacctcctcctcttctcgccTCCCGGGCCCTGAGTCTTACTTGCTGCCTGGTGCTTCCCTCGGCACCGgctcctctctgccctggcCTGGTGCCCCTCGGTTCCCTGCCAACCTACCTCCACCAGAACTCCTGGCCAGAATATCCCAGTTTTCAGGTCCCATGCCTGCCCAGGGTTTGCCTCGGGGACCACACCCTCAGATACCACCCCAGGTGCCAGCATCTGGATATGGACCTCCCCCACAGCAAGCCCCCCAGCATAGGGGTGTCATGCCTGGTCCAGTGCCAGTCCGCCTTTCCACCACAACTGTAGATAGCATCCAGGCTCCAATCGCCAGCTACACTCCTACCCCACGCCATCCTGTACCTCCTGTCTCTGCAGGTTATACAGTGCCCCCACAGATGGGTACTTATCCACAGTACATGCCCCAGCCAGGGGGGCCCATGCCAGTGCAAGGACAaatgcagcaccaccaccaacaacaacaacagcagtaCCCACAGACCCCTCCAGGGCAGCAGCCTCCGGGATACCAGGCAGCCTCTCGGGGAATGCCTGGCCCTCGCCCCCCTCACCAAGCCCAGCTAGGGTATCCCCAGTACATGCCTGCTCAGCCTAGACCGGCCATGCCCCCTCAGTATCAGCAGCCATTTCCTGGCCAGCCTCAACATGGCTACCAGCCCCAACAGCAGTTGCCACAAGGCTACATCCCTCAACAGGGCTATCTACCACAACAGCACCCCCACATGATCCCTGGCTCCATGATAAGACCCCCTCAGGTTCAAATGCCCCCTCACACTGTCCACCCTCAaattccccccacctcccagtcAATGCCCCCTGTCTCCCAACCCTACATGCACCCCGGCAACCAACAGATGCCCCCTCAGCACCCTCACCAGCAGATGCTTCCGCCCCAGCAGCAGATGCACCCTAATGCCCATCAGATGGTGCCATCTCAGCTTCATCAGCAGATGCCCCAATGCCAACCCCAAATGCCGCCCAACAATCAGCAGATGCCCCAAATTTCACAGAAATACCTGCCTCCCACCAACCAACCCATGCCCCCCAACCTCCATCAGCCTATGCCCTCAGTCTCACAACCCAACATGGTCCCTGGCCCTCAGGCTCACCTGCACAGGGGCCCCCTCGCCCCACAATCTCAGATGTCCCCGAATGTTCTTCCACCCCAGCAGCTCCCCCAAACTGGTCAACCCATGCCACAGattccccagcagcagcagcccatAAGGATGCCCgcccaggcccagcctcagccccctcACATAGGGTCTCTGTGCTACCCAGGGGGCCCTATGATGCCTCAACAGCCCCTGGCATCTTTGCCCATGACCCATTCACAgccacccccagcctcccccatgTACCCTGCTGCCTCCGGGGCCCCACAGCAACCCACCTCTATGGGCCCTCCCGGGGCTCCACCACAGGGGGTTCCACCACAACATATGCTCCCAACCCCGTCGGGAGCCCCTCCAGCAATGATCCAGCCCCCCAATACTGctatccccccctctccctcaccttccccctctccctccccaggcccaCCCTCACTTGGCCTGACCCCACAACAGCATCCTTCCCCAGCTGCTGCACCCGGAGTATCAGGTGTggccccacctctcccctccccttcctcttccccttctccttccctctttcagcGCCAGAATTCCAGTACAGATGACCTTCTGTCCTCCAGCCCAGAAAGCCAGCCTGGAGGTCCCAAGGCCCCCACCAATGTCTTGCTACCAACGAAAGCAGACCCCAAGGACGGCGAGCGCAGAAAAAAGAGCTCACAAGGGGTCCTTCTGATACAGGGCGACCCTTACCAGGCCCCAGAACGTGTGGCCCACCTCTGCAACAAGCTGGAGCAATTTCGGGTGTCAGTGGAGTGTCTGGAGCAGCCTACAGAAGCCGAGGGTGGTCTGTCGGAGCTGGACGCTCGATGGAAGGAGCTTCAGGAACAGCAGGAGAAGGATGCGCGACAGCTGTCCATTGCCATCGCCCGCTGCTACACAATGAAGAACCGCCACCAGGATGTCATGCCTTACGACGCGAACCGTGTGGTTCTGCGCTCAGGCAAAGACGACTATATCAACGCCAGCTACGTGGAGGACCTTTCAGCCTACTGTCCACGTCTCATTGCCACGCAGGCTCCGCTCTCAGGCACGGCAGCAGACTTTTGGCTGATGGTATATGAGCAGAAGGTGTCTCTGGTGGTCATGTTGGTGTCGGAGCAGGAGTTGGACAAG GGAAAGGTTTTGCGCTACTTCCCCACGGAGCGCGGCCAGAAGCTTTCTCAGGGACCGATtaccctcaccctgaccacaCAGAAGACTACGCCCACCCATGTGGAGCGTATGATTGGACTTCAATATCGGGACCAGAGCCTCAAACGTACCGTCATCCACCTGCAATTCACCTCATGGCCTGAGCT GGGTCTTCCTGACAGCAAAAGCAACCTGATCCGCTTCATCCAGGAGGTCCATGGACACTACTTGCACCAGAGACCCTTACACACTCCCATCGTGGTACACTGCAG CTCGGGTGTGGGGCGCACCGGGGCTTTCTGTCTGCTGTACCCTGcgctgcaggagctggaggcaggcaaCGGCATCCCTGACCTGCCTCTGCTGGTCAAGAAGATGAGGCAGCAGCGAAAAAACATGCTGCAGGAGAAG CTGCACCTGAAATTCTGTTATGAGGCAGTGCTGAAGCATGCTGAGCAGGTCCTTCAGCGCCACGGTTACGCTGCTGCCCCCTGCAGCAAAACCTCCAACACTACAGCCACCAAG CCTTATTCGCGGCAGGAGTCTCAATTAGACTTGGTTCTGGGTGGAGACATGCCCATCAGCTCCATTCAAGCCACCATCGCCAAACTCAGCATCCGGCCTCCCAGTGCAACGGACCCAGCTATGGAGGCCTCCCTCAGTGGTTTGGAAGACCAGCCCTTAGTCATTCCATCGCAGCTTTCCCTAGACGGAGACCTCCAACTGACAGCCATCCCCCCGCAGGAGGACCCCTTACCCCTTGGGGAACCCCAAGtaccctcctccctcagtccttcgctctcttctccatcctcctcccctgcacAGGTCCACTCCCCACCACCCAATGGAGTGGATGGTCCCgacctttcttcttctcccgtAGCTAATCATCACGAGTCACCAGAGGCTAGACCCGCCCCTGAGCCTTCCCCTCCTGTCTCAGCCCCGGCACCTTCATCTCTGGAGCTGCTGGCCGCCCTGACACCTGAGGCTTTCTCCATGGAAGGAGGTGGCATGGGGAAGCATCGTGTCACCAAGCAGAGCTTCCTCCAGCCGGCTGAGGGACAAGGCCTGAGGGGGGCCCGCGACGAGGGGGGAGAGGACCCCCTGGGAAACCTAGATCCCTTATGGAGCCTCAACAAGAGTTGA